DNA from Brevibacterium sp. 'Marine':
TCGCACGGATTTCCTCCGTGCCGTGCGCGACTACGGTCTGCGGCAGCGCCGCTTCGGCAAATAGGGCCTGCCGGCGGTCCGCGCGGATTCACGGCCGTGTGACGGTGGAATCCCGCATTCACTCGAAGTTCATGACCTCGACTTGCCCGAACACGCGTGCCGCTGCCGTCTGCGAGGGCGAACCGGGTTAGGTTGACTGTAGTTGGTCGACACCAACCCGAGATCGGGGGATGTCAGAACCGGATCTCGGCGGAACTCACGCCTCAGAGGTCCTCATGGCTGAAAAAGTCCACACCTACGTTCTCGACACCTCGGTGCTGCTGTCGGATCCCGGAGCGCTTCTGCGCTTCGCCGAACACCACGTCGTCATCCCGCTCATCGTCGTCTCCGAACTCGAGGGCAAACGCAATCATCCCGAACTCGGATTCACCGCACGCAAAGCCCTCCACATCCTCGACGACTTCCGTTCCGACTACGACCGATTGGATCAGCCCATTCCGGTCGGCGATGCGGGCGGAACGCTGCGGGTCGAGCTCAACCACATCGACGCCTCCACGATGCCGGTCGGCTTCGACCGGACGGAGAACGACACCCGCATCCTGGCCGTGGCCCGCAACCTCTCTGCCGAAGGCTGTGACGTGGTCGTCGTGACCAAGGACGTGCCGATGCGAGTGAAAGCTTCGGCCCTGGGTCTGCACGCGGAGGAGTATCTGGCGGAGCTGGCCGTCGACTCCGGGTTCACCGGGATGAGCGAGCTCGGCCTCGACGACGAGCAGATGAGCGAGTTCTACGATTCGGGGTCGGTCGTCACCGAGGAGGTCTCCGACGAGGTGGTCAACACCGGTGTCGTCATCACCTCACCGCGCGGATCCGGACTGGGACGTGTGCGCAGCGGCAACCGAGTGTCGATGGTGCGCGGGGATCGTGACATCTTCGGCGTCCACGGCCGATCGGCGGAACAGCGGATCGCCATCGACATGCTGCTCGACGACGCCCTGGGGATCGTGTCGATGGGAGGGCGAGCCGGAACGGGGAAGTCCGCGCTGGCCCTCATGGCGGGCCTGCAGAAGGTGCTCGAGGAGAACAAGCACTCGAAGATCATGGTCTTCCGCCCCCTCTACGCCGTCGGCGGGCAGAACCTCGGCTACCTGCCCGGCAGCGAAGGTGAGAAGATGAACCCCTGGGCGGAGGCCGTGTTCGACACCCTCAGCGCGCTGGTGAGCAAGAACGTCATCGACGAGGTGGTCAACAGAGAGATCCTCGAAGTGCTGCCGCTCACGCACATCCGAGGACGGTCGCTCCACGATGCATTCGTCATCGTCGATGAGGCACAGTCGTTGGAGCGCAATGTTCTGCTCACCGTGCTCTCACGCATCGGAATGAACTCGAAGGTGGTGCTCACCCACGATGTCGCCCAGCGCGACAACCTGCGAGTGGGCAGGCACGACGGAGTCGCCGCGGTGATCGAGAAGCTCAAGGGCCACGAACTGTTCGCCCATGTCACGCTGACACGGTCCGAGAGGTCGGAGATCGCGGCTCTGGTCACCGATGTCCTCGAGGAGTTCGACCCGTTCCGGTCCTGAGCCTCTGTTCCGGTCGCCGACCGCTCACGTCACCGCCGGTGTATCGCGCTATGCGGTGAGCGGTCGACGCTGCGGTGAGCGGTCGACGCTGCGGTGAGCGGTCGACGCTGCAGTGGGCGGTCGACGCTGGGGTGAGCGGTCGACGGGGCTCGAAATGGGCCGCGGACACGAAACGGCGCCCGGACGATTCCGTCCGGGCGCCGTCTCGATCTGTCAGACCGGAGGCTTACTTGTAGCTGCCGATCATCGTGGTGACGTCGAGGGCCTTGTCGAGGTCGGCCTCGGTGATGGAGCCGTTCTCGACGAAGCCGAGAGCGATCGTCGCTTCCTTCACCGTCATCTTCTCGGCCACGGCATGCTTGGCGATCTTCGCAGCGGCCTCGTAGCCGATGACCTTGTTCAGCGGCGTGACGATGGAGGGGCTCGCCTCGGCGAGGAAGCGGGCACGTTCCTCATTGGCGGTGAGTCCGTCGATCATCTTCTCGGCCATAACGGTCGAAGCATTCGCGAGCAGGCGGATCGACTCGAGCAGGTTCGAGGCCATGACGGGGATGCCGACGTTGAGCTCGAACGCGCCGTTGGTCGACGACAGCGACACGGAGGTGTCGTTGCCGATGACCTGAGCGGCGACCTGAATGGTGGCCTCACAGATGACCGGGTTGACTTTGCCGGGCATGATCGAGGACCCGGGCTGCAGGTCGGGGATGGCGATCTCGCCGAGGCCGGTGTTCGGTCCCGAGCCCATCCAGCGCAGATCGTTGCAGATCTTCATGTAGCCGTAGGCGATGGTCCGCAGCTGGCCGGAGGCCTCGATGAGTCCATCGCGGTTGGCCTGCGCCTCGAAGTGGTTGCGTGCCTCGGTGATCGGCAGTCCGGTCTCCTCGGCGAGGATCTCGACCACGCGGGAGGAGAAGCCGTCGGGGGTGTTGATGCCGGTGCCCACAGCGGTTCCGCCCTGCGGGACCTCTGCCACGCGCGGCAGGGAAGCCTCGATGCGCTCGATTCCGTAACGGACCTGAGCGGCATAGCCGCCGAACTCCTGACCGAGCGTCACCGGAGTGGCATCCATGAGGTGGGTGCGGCCGGACTTGACGATGGAGGAGAACTCGTTCGCCTTCTTCTCCAGCGAAGTCGCCAGGGTGTCCATGGCCGGGATGAGGGTGTTGACCAGGGCCTTGGTCACGGCCAGGTGCACCGAGGTGGGGAAGACGTCGTTCGACGACTGCGAGGCGTTGACGTGGTCGTTCGGGTGGACGTTGATTCCGTCGGCTTCGAGCGCCTTCGTCGCGAGCGAGGCCAGAACCTCGTTGGTGTTCATGTTCGACGAGGTTCCCGAACCGGTCTGGAACACGTCGATGGGGAAGTGGGCGTCGAATTCGCCTGCGATGACCTGATCGGCGGCGTTCTGGATGGCTGTGGCACGAGCTTCGTCGAGCACGCCGAGTTCGGCGTTGGCCTTGGCTGCGGCCTTCTTCACCTGTGCCAGTGCGGCGATGTGAGCGGATTCGAGGGTCTTGCCCGAGATCGGGAAGTTCTCGACGGCACGCTGGGTCTGTGCGCTGTAGAGGGCGTCTTTGGGGACTTTGACCTCACCCATGGTGTCGTGTTCGATGCGGAATTCTTCGGTCATTGTTGTCCTTTCCGTTGGGTGCCGGGGAAATGATTGCGGAGTTCAGGGTCGTTGAGAGCCTGAATGGGTGACCACCGAGGCGGTCGGTCGCTTAAGAAGCGTAGGTGGAGACCGCGGCCTCGTCGCCTCCGTACTGGGCGACGACCGTGGTGTGGCCGTCGTGGAGCTGGTAGG
Protein-coding regions in this window:
- a CDS encoding PhoH family protein, with product MAEKVHTYVLDTSVLLSDPGALLRFAEHHVVIPLIVVSELEGKRNHPELGFTARKALHILDDFRSDYDRLDQPIPVGDAGGTLRVELNHIDASTMPVGFDRTENDTRILAVARNLSAEGCDVVVVTKDVPMRVKASALGLHAEEYLAELAVDSGFTGMSELGLDDEQMSEFYDSGSVVTEEVSDEVVNTGVVITSPRGSGLGRVRSGNRVSMVRGDRDIFGVHGRSAEQRIAIDMLLDDALGIVSMGGRAGTGKSALALMAGLQKVLEENKHSKIMVFRPLYAVGGQNLGYLPGSEGEKMNPWAEAVFDTLSALVSKNVIDEVVNREILEVLPLTHIRGRSLHDAFVIVDEAQSLERNVLLTVLSRIGMNSKVVLTHDVAQRDNLRVGRHDGVAAVIEKLKGHELFAHVTLTRSERSEIAALVTDVLEEFDPFRS
- a CDS encoding class II fumarate hydratase yields the protein MTEEFRIEHDTMGEVKVPKDALYSAQTQRAVENFPISGKTLESAHIAALAQVKKAAAKANAELGVLDEARATAIQNAADQVIAGEFDAHFPIDVFQTGSGTSSNMNTNEVLASLATKALEADGINVHPNDHVNASQSSNDVFPTSVHLAVTKALVNTLIPAMDTLATSLEKKANEFSSIVKSGRTHLMDATPVTLGQEFGGYAAQVRYGIERIEASLPRVAEVPQGGTAVGTGINTPDGFSSRVVEILAEETGLPITEARNHFEAQANRDGLIEASGQLRTIAYGYMKICNDLRWMGSGPNTGLGEIAIPDLQPGSSIMPGKVNPVICEATIQVAAQVIGNDTSVSLSSTNGAFELNVGIPVMASNLLESIRLLANASTVMAEKMIDGLTANEERARFLAEASPSIVTPLNKVIGYEAAAKIAKHAVAEKMTVKEATIALGFVENGSITEADLDKALDVTTMIGSYK